One segment of Paenibacillus rhizovicinus DNA contains the following:
- the kdpF gene encoding K(+)-transporting ATPase subunit F, producing MITMGIIAIALLIYLGFVLVKPEKF from the coding sequence ATGATCACAATGGGAATTATCGCCATCGCGCTATTGATCTATCTCGGGTTCGTGTTGGTGAAACCGGAGAAATTTTAA